The Maridesulfovibrio salexigens DSM 2638 region TTTTGTGTGCTTTTTGATTAATCTAGTAAGTAAGGCGGAACTGAGCTCTTCTGTTCTTAGCCCATGCGGTCTCATTCTGACCGGGATCAAGAGGATCTTCTTCACCGAAACTAACAATGCTCAATCTCTCAGGTGTCACTCCGAGCAGAATAAGAAACTCGTATGCTGCACGGGCACGACGCTCGCCAAGAGCAAGGTTGTATTCTTCGGTTCCACGATCATCGCAGTAACCTTCGATAACCATAGTTACGTTGTCGTACTTCTTAAGAATTTCAGCCTTCTGCTGCAGCAAGGGACGATATTCCTGCTTGATTTCAAAAGAGTCGAAATCAAAATGGACCATATTTCCAAGCTCTACAACAGCATTATCAAATTCTTTTTTAGCGGCAGCAGCCTGACGCTCTTCTTCAAGGGCCTGCTCCTGAAGAGCTCTCTCCCTTTCCAAACGGGCCTGCTCTTCACTCTTAAGCTGTTCGTTCTCCTGCTGCTGGGCCATTCTTTCCTCTACTGCAGGGCTGGCCGGGGAAGATTCAACTTGTTTCTTGGAACAACCAGTACCAAGACCGGCAATCAACATGAATACAACACACAATATTATCGCTTTAGATCTCATTTGCCCTCCTGAATAAGGAACTTTTAAGGACAGGAGTTTGTCCACCCGCCAAGATACAATACACTAACTTAGACTTACAATACAACGACCCTAAAGTTTTTTGTAAAAAAATCAAGTCATGCCTGTAACAAAACGGTTAAATCACTCCTCAATTTATGATTTATGGGCCTTACCCCATGCCGGGGCCTTTGCAACACCGTTTCCAGTAGGTACCAACATAGCCGGATCGCCATGTCTGGTGGTCAGATAAATCTTGTACTTACCGTTTCTACTGGAAGAGAAAGCTATAAAATATCCATCTGGACCGAATGCCGGATCTTCATCATTACCGGGACCAAAAGTCAGCTGCCTTTCCTGTCCGGTTTTCAAGTCATGCACAAATATGCGGTGCCCCAAAGGGGTCTGACGTGAAAAAGCAACGTAGCGTCCATCAGGGCTGATAGTCGGGTTAGTGTTATATTTGCCTTCAGTTGTAATTCTGGTGACAACACCACTTTTCATATCCAGTAAGAAAATGTGCGGGTTACCGAACCTTGCGGAAGTAAAAACCATCTTCTCCCCGGTCCGGTCAAAATCTGGTGAAACCTCAATGG contains the following coding sequences:
- the pal gene encoding peptidoglycan-associated lipoprotein Pal; the protein is MRSKAIILCVVFMLIAGLGTGCSKKQVESSPASPAVEERMAQQQENEQLKSEEQARLERERALQEQALEEERQAAAAKKEFDNAVVELGNMVHFDFDSFEIKQEYRPLLQQKAEILKKYDNVTMVIEGYCDDRGTEEYNLALGERRARAAYEFLILLGVTPERLSIVSFGEEDPLDPGQNETAWAKNRRAQFRLTY